The sequence below is a genomic window from Setaria italica strain Yugu1 chromosome IV, Setaria_italica_v2.0, whole genome shotgun sequence.
AATCGCTGAAACCTGACAGCTTCATCTTGAGCGCTGCATTTCATCTGTATGAGCATGCAGGCAGGGAGTCTGAAGCTGGGCATGTCCTGGATGCCATCAGTGTAAATGGTACCGCTTTCCTGAGAAACCTGAAGGTTGGATCAAAGCTTAGATGTTAGATCAACTTCCAAGCTTGCAACTGCATCAGAATTTCACACACATACAACAGGTTGCTACGGAGGAATCAGAATGAATGCTGCAAGTCATGACTTTTAAATGTAAACGAAGGTATTTAGATTCAAATGGGATGACTGCAAATGCATTATtcacatgctttttttttcaaatgaatTGTTCATATGGTTTGTGACATCAGTATTGCAATCTATAGGATCATCATCAACGTGCACCATACATACACGCAGTAGATTGCAATCTAATTAAACCCTTTTTATTAGTTGATCCCTTTGATTGAACATGAAGGATGATCCATGAACTGGTGGCGTATGATCAGGCGAGGTATTGGAGATGGTTGTAGCCGCCATAATGGTCctccgccgtggccgcggccgccggtgcCTGCACATCGACGCCGCCATCGAGCTTCACGTCGACGCAGTTGAGCTTGACGTCGATGCTGCCGCTGCTCCCCACCGCCGACGACCAGACGCCGTAGGACTCCCGCGTCACCTCCAGCAGCGAGTCCCTCACCCTGTCCGCCTGCACCGCCACCTCGTTGTCCCGCCTCTACAATCAACCAACCAATGCAAACGTTCTTGATGAGCACGTGCTGTATATATACGAGCTTCAtgaatggcggcggcgaggtagcCGCAATTGGTTATAATATACATACGACGACGCGGAGGACGTTGAGGACGAGGGTCTTGTAGGAGGTGACGTTGACGTTGGTGACGTCGAGGCCGAGGGCGTTGACGGCGTCCATGAGGCGGACGAAGCGACCGGGCTTGTGCTCGCACAGCACCTGCAGGAAGAACTCGTTCGCCTCCAcctgccgcacctccacctGCGGCTCCATGTCGTGCCCCTTATCCTCCTCCGTCGGCGCTGCTGCAGGTACCCGGGCCCTCTTGCTCGCCGGCGGCTGCTGGAGGCTTGCGCGCGGTGAGTCGTCGTTCTCCAGCCCTAccaggctcgccggcggcgggtggtCCAGGAGCACGTCGGGGGCGCCGTCCGCCGGGTCCTCCAGCTCGTCCTGCAGCGCCTTCACCTGGTTCTGCAGCCCCACGATGTAGTCGATCGCATCTCCGAGGATCGAAGCGCGGTCCATCTGAACGAACAATGCCAAGGATCAATCAATTCGCATCGCAGCCAATGAATGTTCGATCAAAAAGCATGCATCCGTGGCGATTGAGGGGTACCAACCTTGGTGATCTTGGGGACGAGCGACCTGAGCTTGTAGAGCGCGTTGTTGAGCTTTTGCCTCCGCTTTCGCTCCGCCACCAGGTTCTTGCAGTGCTGCCGCTTGCCGtcgcccttgccgccgccccgcccctgcGCGTCGCCGTCACCCTCGGGGTCCCCCAGCAAGTCGCTCCCCTCGGACCCCGAGTCCGCGCCTCCAGTGCGCGCCGCGccgtgctgctcctgctgcgccgccaccaccgacggctcgctcccggccgccgcggcgtactgccaccccgccgccgccgcgtcgtcgaccACCccgggcggtggcgccgccagGAACGGGTCCCCCGCGGCGTCGAACAGGCTGAGCGACGGCGGCACCGCCCCGTACATACGCTGCGGGTCAGCGCCGTCCCACGCGAAGCCCGGCGCCTCCGGCCACGTGTGCACGGCGGCGCCACCCTCGTCCCCCTCGCCCTCTGTCGCCCGCGCCGGCACCCCGCACTGCGCCATGACCAGCTTCGCCATCTGCTCGTCCTCCGCCATctgcgcacgcacgcacggcgcggcgcgccgGCATTATAAAAGAGAGTGTCAGGTGTGTCATGTGGTGAACTTTCTGATGTCGGCAAGAAATCAAGGTGTATGTTCAGACGTCGCTTACGTATCTGGCGGCGAAGAGCtcgacgaggccgccggcgatcgGCACCAGCAACCGCGTCCTCGGTCCGGCGGATCCGAGCTCCTACATCGTGTCATGGGGTACTAGTTGCTCAGGCAGTTGGATGCTTAGGCAGTGGCGGTTAAAGATGAACTGTGCTTACAGTGGAATAACTTGTTGGGAGCTCTGGCACGCAGCTGCTGGTCTGCCAAATCGGCTGGTTGGACATGATTGCCTCGGCGTGCATCCTGATCCATGCAAAACAGCAAAGATTAGCAATAAAAAGAAGTTGCAATCTATCCTGAATTATATTCCTGAGTAAGAATTGATTTGGGGGGAATGAACGGGACTGCGTGAATTACCCTGCAGATGAGGAATCCAGTGGGATAGACGAAGGCAGCTCGCCATGTGCAGAAACCTGGGCCTCGAACTCACTGCTGCAGCACAACCCGGTCATCTCCAAGAACCTGCATGCAGTTCGATCGTGTCACAGAGGACGATGAATCAATGAATCAGAACAATTCCAGCAAGTGTCAGAGTATATATAGGGAGCATGATCACAGTCAGATGAGGCGGTGCTACCTCTCATCAAGAGACAGCCTCCAGTAGATGCAGTAGTCCCAGGCGTCTGCACCAACAAGAGGCCTCAGCGCAGCCTCCACGCTGCCGCCTCCATACCCGGCAGAAGCGGCCGCCGTGGCAGCCATGCACGGGTGATCTCCCCCTCCCATGGCACCGAGCACTAGTGATCACCTAGTACTAGGAGTAGCTGCAGGCACAAGCTATGTAATGTAAGTGTCAGTTGAAGCATGCGCAAGTCGCTTTCATGCTAGCTGTCAGGAATCAGGATTTGTTTTTTGAACGAACATGCAGGAATCAGGATAGGATCTGTTGATGTCATCGGTGTGAATAAAGGCTGCAAGAAACTTCAGGCTATGGATGATTCATGCAAGGGTACAATCTGACCCGATGGACCGGTTTATGTGATGTGTGCCATGTATCATCACTAATGCCTGGTTGCTACGGCGAAACGACATACATGTGTATAGACGGTTGCATTAATAGTTTATAGCAAGAAAAATTATTCTGGAAGCATTATTACTGTAATAGTTACATGAACATAAATCATTTACAGGAGCTTACTAATCACGCAAACATATTACTGTAAAAGTTTTAGCATGATTGGACTTCCAGagagtttattaaaaatcaaacattACAAAACTGCAGACATGAAGAATAATTTATATCTAAAGTTATATAAGCAATTTTGTTCTACAAACTTCCCAGAATACTTTTCAACGTAGGACACATATTACTATGAATGTATCAGGATTTTATGAGTACTACAGCTATTTATTCTAAAATAAGAAGATTAAACAATATGTATTTTAATCAGCAACAGAAACACATATTACACCAGGACCAGTATTTTTCCTAGGTAGATCTGAGCATCAGGAACCCAAAAAAAATTATCTctcatttttatcattttcctACAATTTTATACGGATTTCCAAATTTTCAGCCATTTTaactaaaactaaaatagaAAAAGAGAAAGTTACTTTCGCAGATAGGTCCTCAGAACAAAAAACTACCCTAGCGGATCTGCCCTTTCTTTTGCACTAAAGCCCCTATATCTAGCACTTAGGCCCCTTGAAGTTTTCCACCTCCACACTTAAACCCTGAAATATTTCGCATAACCCCCTGAGCTTCTAATTCCTTCGCACCCGTgccctcctctccttcttcaACCTTGGGCACGCCCGAGCGCCcacggtgggcggcggcggcgcggccacgcCGGCGCAAGGGCGGCGCCTCCCACCCCAATGACTACTCCGAGGGATTCCCCTAGTTCAGGCGCATCACCTCCCCTACTTATATCCTCAACTCTCTAACCCTAGCCCCTAGcttgaccggcggcggcgcacggccggcGCGCGAGCTCGCGAACGCGCGCGGAAACTAACCTAAGAAGGCGAAGCGGAGAGCGCTAGGGCACCAGGAACTCACCGCATCTCCGTTTGTGGGGTTAGTGGGGCAAGAGGAGGCCGGGAGGGTGGAGTTCGACGGTGGGGGTGGAGCTTGGGCGGGTGGCGgtactggcggcggcggaacttTGATCCCCAGCGCCAGAGGCCATGGCGCTGGGCAAGGAGAGGTGGAGGGTGGATActaggaggtggcggcggtttGGTTCTGGTGGAGGGGGTGGGGAGAATTTGGCCGGCGGCTGTGAAGACGCGCTCGGCTCGTCGTTTCTGTCTCGGTTGTGAAGAAGCTAAGCTTCAGTTGGAGCATGCGCAAGTCGCTTTCATGCTTACCTTGCGTGAGAGCATGCTTCTTGCGTGACAGCACCATGAACAGCTAACTACCTAGTGCGTCAGTTGGAGCATGCGAAAGTGCTTCTGTTAGCTGCAGAGTTTGACAGCGCATGCTACTGCTTGTGCTTGTAATTCTTCAGTAAGACTCCACTCGCTCTAGATTGTTACCTTTAAGATAAAACAAGGCATATTGATCAGGCAAACTAGCATCATGAACCACAATGGTTAGAAGATCAAAGCTTCAGAATATTTAAAATTATTTGCAAAGTATATCGATCCAAACATATTAATTCATACAAGCTTAGGCAATCAACCCAACCAGGTCTGCACCTAGCACCAAATTTGGATTGGCAAATCTGATCGTATCAGTCACCGGCAGTAAGAAGCACTGCCACCTGTGCATTAAGGGAAAGAAAGATCATGCCTGGAAGGAAGGATACTGCAAAGTCTAGTGTCGAAATATCACAGCGTTGCCTCCTGTGCATTTTGTCAAACACATCACGGGCATAGCGGATGTGCTCCCTTGGACAAGCTGGTGCTGATCCTGGTGCAGCAGAGCCACCAGATTCCATCCCTAGAAGAATTTTCTGCAGAGGAATTGGGTTTCATGGCCGTGCTGCCACGGCCGCAGCCAAGTAAGCTGAAAATCACTGTCCTGCACTACTGCTCGCCGCTGTCCTGTCCCTACCTGAGCTCGAGAAACCTGAACCCGCCCATGAGTACATCCATCATGCTACTAATGAACCAATGGAAATCAGGTACTGCATGTCGATCGGCCTCTTATCTGCATGTAGGAGAAGACGGAAATTAAATAGTAAGAACAAAACTGAAATTGCAAATTGGATGAGAAATGAATTTCTACACCACTATATGACACCGGAAGTTGCAGTCTGCCGAAAAGAATAAGATCAGAATAAAGTCAGAAGATAACATTGGTTTTCCACACCCTGGTGTGCTGTACTATGCCGTATATATACTCCATAGCTCAGAGAAAGACTGAGGTAGACAAGATTCTTCTGGTCATGACAGGGGGAAAAACTCATGGCAACAACTGCTGGATGTACATAAACATTAAGGATGGGATTG
It includes:
- the LOC101753501 gene encoding transcription factor TDR, with protein sequence MGGGDHPCMAATAAASAGYGGGSVEAALRPLVGADAWDYCIYWRLSLDERFLEMTGLCCSSEFEAQVSAHGELPSSIPLDSSSAGMHAEAIMSNQPIWQTSSCVPELPTSYSTELGSAGPRTRLLVPIAGGLVELFAARYMAEDEQMAKLVMAQCGVPARATEGEGDEGGAAVHTWPEAPGFAWDGADPQRMYGAVPPSLSLFDAAGDPFLAAPPPGVVDDAAAAGWQYAAAAGSEPSVVAAQQEQHGAARTGGADSGSEGSDLLGDPEGDGDAQGRGGGKGDGKRQHCKNLVAERKRRQKLNNALYKLRSLVPKITKMDRASILGDAIDYIVGLQNQVKALQDELEDPADGAPDVLLDHPPPASLVGLENDDSPRASLQQPPASKRARVPAAAPTEEDKGHDMEPQVEVRQVEANEFFLQVLCEHKPGRFVRLMDAVNALGLDVTNVNVTSYKTLVLNVLRVVRRDNEVAVQADRVRDSLLEVTRESYGVWSSAVGSSGSIDVKLNCVDVKLDGGVDVQAPAAAATAEDHYGGYNHLQYLA